The Streptomyces phaeolivaceus genome has a window encoding:
- the gcvT gene encoding glycine cleavage system aminomethyltransferase GcvT, producing MSSSPTTAPRRTALDALHRSLGATMTDFAGWDMPLRYGSERDEHTAVRTRAGLFDLSHMGEITVTGPGAAALLDHALVGDIGGVRPGRARYTMICREDGGILDDLIVYRLAETEAGSSTCLVVANASNAQVVLDALVERSAGFDAEVRDDRDGYALLAVQGPESPGIVKALTDADLDGLKYYAGLPGTVAGVPALIARTGYTGEDGFELFVNPEHAVELWQALTKAGEGVGLVPCGLSCRDTLRLEAGMPLYGHELSTALTPFDAGLGRVVKFEKSGQPADFVGRTALAEAAARAESAPPRVLVGLVAEGRRVPRAGYPVVADGRVIGEVTSGAPSPTLGRPIAMAYVDATHAAPGTVGVGVDIRGSHEPYEVVALPFYKRRK from the coding sequence ATGAGCAGCAGCCCCACCACCGCACCCCGCCGTACCGCGCTCGACGCCCTGCATCGCTCGCTCGGCGCGACGATGACCGACTTCGCGGGCTGGGACATGCCCCTGCGCTACGGCTCGGAGCGCGACGAGCACACGGCCGTCCGCACGCGGGCCGGTCTCTTCGATCTCTCCCACATGGGCGAGATCACCGTCACCGGCCCGGGGGCCGCCGCGCTGCTCGATCACGCGCTGGTCGGCGACATCGGCGGGGTGCGGCCGGGCCGCGCCCGGTACACCATGATCTGCCGCGAGGACGGCGGCATCCTCGACGACCTGATCGTCTACCGACTGGCGGAGACCGAGGCCGGTTCCTCGACCTGTCTGGTCGTCGCGAACGCCTCCAACGCCCAGGTGGTGCTGGACGCGCTCGTGGAGCGCTCCGCCGGGTTCGACGCCGAGGTCCGGGACGACCGGGACGGGTACGCGCTGCTCGCCGTGCAGGGCCCCGAGTCGCCGGGGATCGTCAAGGCCCTCACCGACGCCGACCTCGACGGTCTGAAGTACTACGCGGGACTGCCCGGCACGGTCGCCGGGGTGCCCGCGCTGATCGCGCGCACCGGGTACACCGGCGAGGACGGCTTCGAGCTGTTCGTGAATCCGGAGCACGCCGTCGAGCTGTGGCAGGCGCTGACCAAGGCGGGCGAGGGCGTCGGCCTGGTGCCCTGCGGGCTGTCCTGCCGGGACACGCTGCGCCTGGAGGCGGGGATGCCGCTGTACGGGCACGAGCTGTCCACCGCGCTGACGCCCTTCGACGCCGGGCTCGGACGGGTCGTGAAGTTCGAGAAGTCCGGGCAGCCGGCCGACTTCGTCGGGCGTACCGCGCTCGCCGAGGCCGCCGCCCGCGCCGAGTCCGCGCCGCCGCGGGTGCTCGTCGGACTGGTCGCCGAGGGCCGCCGGGTGCCGCGCGCCGGCTACCCGGTCGTCGCCGACGGCCGGGTGATCGGCGAGGTCACCTCCGGCGCGCCCTCCCCGACGCTGGGCCGGCCGATCGCCATGGCCTACGTCGACGCCACGCACGCCGCGCCGGGCACCGTCGGTGTGGGTGTGGACATCCGGGGCAGCCACGAGCCGTACGAGGTCGTGGCGCTGCCGTTCTACAAGCGGCGGAAGTAG
- a CDS encoding ABC transporter ATP-binding protein — MTELSKTGAAVGEPARAGDAPEAFLEVRDLKVHFPTDDGLVKSVDGLSFQLEKGKTLGIVGESGSGKSVTSLAIMGLHRLGARGKNVRMSGEIWLDGKELVGASPDEVRQLRGRDMAMIFQDPLSAMHPYYKVGSQIVEAYRVHHDVSKKVARKRAVELLDRVGIPEPHKRLDGYPHEFSGGMRQRAMIAMALVNNPELLIADEPTTALDVTVQAQILDLIRDLQKEFGSAVIIITHDLGVVAEIADDILVMYGGRCVERGPVDDIFYEPQHPYTWGLLGSMPRIDRAQTDRLIPVKGQPPSLINVPSGCAFNPRCPYADVPKDNVTRTERPDLREVGGRHFTACHLSQEDRTRIWTEEIAPKL; from the coding sequence GTGACCGAACTGTCCAAGACCGGGGCCGCCGTCGGCGAGCCCGCACGCGCCGGGGACGCCCCCGAGGCGTTCCTCGAAGTGCGCGACCTCAAGGTGCACTTCCCGACCGACGACGGCCTGGTCAAGTCCGTCGACGGTCTCTCCTTCCAGCTGGAGAAGGGCAAGACCCTCGGCATCGTCGGCGAGTCCGGCTCCGGCAAGTCGGTGACCTCGCTGGCGATCATGGGCCTGCACCGGCTCGGCGCGCGCGGCAAGAACGTGCGGATGTCCGGCGAGATCTGGCTGGACGGCAAGGAACTCGTCGGGGCGAGCCCCGACGAGGTGCGCCAGCTGCGCGGCCGCGACATGGCGATGATCTTCCAGGACCCGCTGTCCGCGATGCACCCGTACTACAAGGTCGGCAGCCAGATCGTGGAGGCGTACCGCGTCCACCACGACGTCAGCAAGAAGGTCGCGCGCAAGCGTGCCGTCGAACTGCTCGACCGCGTCGGCATCCCCGAACCCCACAAGCGCCTCGACGGCTACCCGCACGAGTTCTCCGGCGGTATGCGTCAGCGCGCGATGATCGCCATGGCCCTGGTCAACAACCCCGAACTGCTGATCGCCGACGAGCCGACCACCGCGCTCGACGTGACCGTGCAGGCGCAGATCCTCGACCTGATCCGGGACCTGCAGAAGGAGTTCGGCTCCGCGGTCATCATCATCACGCACGACCTCGGCGTGGTCGCCGAGATCGCCGACGACATCCTCGTGATGTACGGCGGGCGCTGTGTGGAGCGCGGCCCGGTCGACGACATCTTCTACGAGCCCCAGCACCCCTACACCTGGGGTCTGCTCGGTTCGATGCCACGTATCGACCGCGCCCAGACCGACCGGCTCATCCCGGTCAAGGGCCAGCCGCCGAGCCTCATCAACGTCCCCTCGGGCTGCGCCTTCAACCCGCGCTGCCCCTACGCGGACGTCCCCAAGGACAACGTCACCCGCACCGAGCGCCCCGACCTGCGTGAGGTCGGCGGCCGGCACTTCACCGCCTGCCACCTGTCGCAGGAGGACCGCACGCGGATCTGGACCGAAGAGATTGCGCCGAAGCTGTGA
- a CDS encoding ABC transporter permease, whose product MTAPIETTGSQAEAQPEAVLEGVEAKKIEGRSLGQIAWTRFKRDKVAVAGGVVVVLLILIAALSRPLQSMLGLDPNAFNQDLIDANTSLPKGDFGGMSWDHPLGVEPKFGRDILARILEGSWVSLVVAFGATILSNAIGVVLGLVAGYYGGRVDTIVSRLMDTFLAFPLLLFAIAISATLQGGAFGLEGLPLHITVLIFVIGFFNWPYMGRIVRGQTLALREREFIDASRGMGAGGPYVLFKELLPNLVAPIIVYSTLLIPTNIIFEASLSFLGVGIQPPQASWGGMLNQAVDFFEVDPQYMIVPGLAIFITVLAFNLLGDGLRDALDPRSR is encoded by the coding sequence ATGACCGCACCCATTGAGACGACCGGATCGCAGGCCGAGGCACAACCCGAGGCCGTGCTGGAGGGCGTCGAGGCGAAGAAGATCGAGGGCCGTTCGCTCGGTCAGATCGCCTGGACCCGCTTCAAGCGCGACAAGGTGGCGGTGGCCGGCGGAGTCGTCGTCGTCCTGCTGATCCTGATCGCGGCCCTCTCCCGGCCGCTGCAGTCGATGCTGGGGCTCGACCCCAACGCGTTCAACCAGGATCTGATCGACGCCAACACCTCCCTGCCCAAAGGCGACTTCGGCGGGATGAGCTGGGACCACCCGCTCGGCGTGGAGCCGAAGTTCGGCCGTGACATCCTCGCCCGCATCCTGGAGGGCTCCTGGGTCTCCCTGGTCGTGGCCTTCGGGGCGACGATCCTGTCCAACGCCATCGGCGTGGTGCTCGGCCTGGTCGCCGGCTACTACGGCGGCCGGGTGGACACGATCGTGAGCCGGCTGATGGACACCTTCCTGGCGTTCCCGCTGCTGCTGTTCGCGATCGCCATCTCCGCGACGCTGCAGGGCGGCGCCTTCGGTCTCGAAGGACTGCCGCTGCACATCACGGTGCTGATCTTCGTCATCGGCTTCTTCAACTGGCCGTACATGGGACGCATCGTGCGCGGTCAGACACTGGCGCTGCGCGAGCGCGAGTTCATCGACGCCTCGCGCGGGATGGGGGCCGGCGGCCCGTACGTCCTGTTCAAGGAACTGCTGCCCAACCTCGTCGCGCCGATCATCGTCTACTCGACGCTGCTCATCCCGACGAACATCATCTTCGAGGCGTCGCTGAGCTTCCTCGGCGTCGGTATCCAGCCGCCGCAGGCATCCTGGGGCGGCATGCTCAACCAGGCGGTCGACTTCTTCGAGGTCGACCCGCAGTACATGATCGTTCCCGGCCTCGCGATCTTCATCACGGTGCTGGCCTTCAACCTTCTCGGTGACGGCCTCCGGGACGCCCTCGACCCCCGCAGCCGCTGA
- the glyA gene encoding serine hydroxymethyltransferase, translating to MSLLNTPLHELDPEVAAAVDAELHRQQSTLEMIASENFAPVAVMEAQGTVLTNKYAEGYPGRRYYGGCEHVDVTEQIAIDRLKELFGAEYANVQPHSGASANQAALFALAQPGDTILGLDLAHGGHLTHGMRLNFSGKQFDVIAYHVDTATGLVDMAELEKLAKEHRPKVIIAGWSAYPRQLDFAEFRRIADEVGAYLWVDMAHFAGLVAAGLHPNPVEHADVVTSTTHKTLGGPRGGIILARKEFAKKLNSSVFPGFQGGPLEHVIAAKAVSFKVAASEEFKERQRRTVEGAKILAERLTAADAREAGVDVLSGGTDVHLILVDLRASELDGQQAEDRLHEVGITVNRNAVPNDPRPPMVTSGLRIGTPALATRGFTAEDFTEVADVIAEALKPSYDVEALKARVRALADKHPLYPGLGK from the coding sequence ATGTCGCTTCTGAACACGCCCCTGCACGAGCTGGACCCGGAGGTCGCCGCCGCCGTCGACGCCGAGCTGCACCGCCAGCAGTCCACGCTGGAGATGATCGCCTCGGAGAACTTCGCTCCGGTCGCGGTGATGGAGGCCCAGGGCACGGTCCTGACCAACAAGTACGCCGAGGGCTACCCCGGGCGCCGCTACTACGGCGGCTGCGAGCACGTCGACGTCACCGAGCAGATCGCCATCGACCGGCTCAAGGAGCTGTTCGGCGCCGAGTACGCCAACGTCCAGCCGCACTCGGGTGCCTCCGCCAACCAGGCCGCGCTGTTCGCGCTCGCCCAGCCCGGCGACACGATCCTCGGGCTGGACCTCGCCCACGGCGGCCACCTCACCCACGGCATGCGCCTGAACTTCTCCGGCAAGCAGTTCGACGTGATCGCCTACCACGTGGACACCGCCACCGGACTGGTCGACATGGCCGAGCTGGAGAAGCTCGCCAAGGAGCACCGGCCCAAGGTGATCATCGCGGGCTGGTCGGCGTACCCGCGTCAGCTGGACTTCGCGGAGTTCCGGCGGATCGCCGACGAGGTCGGCGCGTACCTCTGGGTCGACATGGCGCACTTCGCCGGTCTGGTCGCGGCCGGGCTGCACCCCAACCCGGTCGAGCACGCGGACGTGGTCACCTCCACGACCCACAAGACCCTCGGCGGCCCGCGCGGCGGGATCATCCTCGCCAGGAAGGAGTTCGCGAAGAAGCTCAACTCCTCGGTGTTCCCCGGGTTCCAGGGCGGTCCGCTGGAGCATGTGATCGCGGCGAAGGCGGTGTCCTTCAAGGTCGCGGCGAGCGAGGAGTTCAAGGAGCGCCAGCGGCGTACGGTCGAGGGCGCGAAGATCCTCGCCGAGCGGCTGACCGCTGCGGACGCGCGCGAGGCCGGGGTCGACGTCCTGTCCGGCGGCACCGACGTGCATCTGATCCTGGTCGATCTGCGCGCCTCCGAGCTGGACGGGCAGCAGGCCGAGGACCGGCTCCACGAGGTCGGCATCACCGTCAACCGCAACGCCGTCCCCAACGACCCGCGTCCCCCGATGGTGACCTCCGGGCTGCGTATCGGTACGCCCGCGCTGGCCACCCGCGGCTTCACCGCCGAGGACTTCACCGAGGTCGCGGACGTCATCGCCGAGGCGCTGAAGCCGTCGTACGACGTGGAGGCGCTGAAGGCCCGGGTCCGGGCCCTGGCGGACAAGCACCCGCTGTACCCGGGGCTGGGGAAGTAA
- the gcvH gene encoding glycine cleavage system protein GcvH: MSNPQQLRYSKEHEWLSGAEDGVSTVGITEFAANALGDVVYAQLPEVGSTVTAGETCGELESTKSVSDLYSPVSGEITEINEDVVNDPSLVNTAPFEGGWLFKVRVAQEPDDLLSADEYVAHTAG, encoded by the coding sequence ATGAGCAACCCCCAGCAGCTGCGCTACAGCAAGGAGCACGAGTGGCTGTCGGGCGCCGAGGACGGCGTCTCGACGGTCGGCATCACGGAGTTCGCGGCGAACGCGCTCGGCGATGTCGTCTACGCCCAGCTTCCCGAGGTGGGCTCCACGGTGACCGCGGGCGAGACCTGTGGCGAACTGGAGTCCACGAAGTCCGTCAGCGATCTGTACTCGCCGGTCTCCGGTGAGATCACCGAGATCAACGAGGACGTCGTCAACGACCCGTCGCTGGTGAACACCGCCCCGTTCGAGGGCGGCTGGCTGTTCAAGGTACGCGTCGCGCAGGAGCCGGACGATCTGCTCTCCGCCGACGAGTACGTCGCCCACACCGCCGGCTGA
- a CDS encoding enhanced serine sensitivity protein SseB yields the protein MDFPADFPAQAYPHGHGGWPGNELEEVLSASLGVPQAGARIVEVLARSFVWVPLPEGGGPRSGQLDLPTMEFDGQAYVPVFSSEEQFRQVVGSHMSYTIAPAVEFARGLPPQIGLALNPDGVVGIPLPPPAVAEVCRAGRTPLDGSANGARVRLHEPDWQDDPVDFLAAASAEFAATGVVLSARRCLATIETAHPVMFIGVDLASWEADRALPLAALGRALTKTPVPWPVNMVFLDVAQDPVGDWLREKVRPFYQQGY from the coding sequence ATGGACTTCCCGGCGGACTTTCCGGCACAGGCGTATCCCCATGGGCACGGCGGGTGGCCCGGCAACGAGCTGGAGGAGGTGCTGTCCGCCTCGCTCGGGGTGCCCCAGGCCGGGGCACGAATCGTGGAGGTGCTGGCCCGCAGCTTCGTCTGGGTGCCGCTGCCGGAGGGCGGCGGTCCGCGGAGCGGTCAGCTGGACCTGCCGACCATGGAGTTCGACGGGCAGGCGTATGTGCCGGTCTTCAGCTCCGAGGAGCAGTTCCGCCAGGTCGTCGGCAGCCACATGTCGTACACGATCGCCCCGGCCGTCGAGTTCGCGCGCGGACTGCCCCCGCAGATCGGTCTCGCCCTCAACCCGGACGGTGTGGTGGGCATCCCGCTGCCGCCGCCCGCCGTCGCCGAAGTGTGCCGGGCCGGGCGGACCCCGCTGGACGGCTCGGCGAACGGAGCCCGGGTCCGGCTCCACGAACCGGACTGGCAGGACGACCCCGTCGACTTCCTGGCCGCCGCCTCCGCCGAGTTCGCCGCGACCGGGGTCGTCCTCTCCGCCCGCCGCTGCCTCGCCACCATCGAGACCGCCCACCCCGTCATGTTCATCGGCGTCGACCTGGCCTCCTGGGAGGCCGACCGCGCCCTCCCCCTCGCCGCCCTCGGCCGCGCCCTCACCAAGACCCCCGTCCCCTGGCCGGTGAACATGGTCTTCCTGGACGTGGCCCAGGACCCGGTGGGCGACTGGCTCCGCGAAAAGGTGCGGCCCTTCTACCAACAGGGCTACTGA
- a CDS encoding ABC transporter substrate-binding protein, with the protein MRRSAMAAVAVASAAGLLLSACSKADDGTDDAPKGAGANAATKGVVNESTEKGGTVTYASSDAPESLDPGNMYYAYGFNFSRLYARPLMTFKPGAGDAGNELVPDLAESAGTPSDGGKTWTYKIRQGVKYEDGTAVTSKDVKYAVERSNFARDVLSLGPNYFQQMLNDPDKYKGPYADKSDKGIASIETPDDHTIVFKLNKAFSEFDYLASMPQTAPVPKAKDTGVDYTKKVVSSGSYKFEKYDEGKQIVLVRNDQWDAKTDPLRKQYPDKIVVNLKVNKATIDKDVMAGDTMIDIQGTGVDAQTQAQVLKDKDQLANTDNALGGRLVYTAINTKVAPFDNVECRKAVEYAIDKVAVQTAMGGPIRGDIASTVLPTDVSGYAKDDLYATPDSKGDVAKAKEHLKACGKEGGFKTSISARTDRQGEVDAATAVVEALKKVGIEADIKQYPSGKYFSDYAGVPAFNKKNNIGLIMMQWGSDWPTGYGFLQQIVHGKAIGESGNTNLSELDDPAINKLLDDAIGNTDEAARTAAYTEVDKKVMEQAAIVPLTYFKVLLYRSPYATNLVSSSAFSGQYDYLNIGAKEKK; encoded by the coding sequence ATGCGAAGGTCAGCAATGGCCGCGGTCGCGGTTGCGAGCGCCGCCGGACTGCTTCTGTCCGCGTGCAGCAAGGCGGATGACGGCACGGACGACGCCCCCAAGGGGGCCGGCGCCAACGCCGCGACCAAGGGTGTCGTGAACGAGTCGACGGAGAAGGGCGGCACGGTCACGTACGCCAGCTCCGACGCCCCCGAGTCCCTCGACCCGGGCAACATGTACTACGCCTACGGCTTCAACTTCAGCCGCCTCTACGCGCGTCCGCTCATGACGTTCAAGCCCGGCGCGGGCGACGCGGGCAACGAGCTGGTGCCGGACCTCGCGGAGAGCGCGGGCACGCCCAGCGACGGCGGAAAGACGTGGACGTACAAGATCCGTCAGGGCGTCAAGTACGAGGACGGCACCGCGGTCACCTCCAAGGACGTCAAGTACGCCGTGGAGCGTTCGAACTTCGCGCGTGACGTGCTCTCCCTCGGTCCGAACTACTTCCAGCAGATGCTGAACGACCCGGACAAGTACAAGGGCCCCTACGCGGACAAGAGCGACAAGGGCATCGCCTCCATCGAGACGCCGGACGACCACACCATCGTCTTCAAGCTGAACAAGGCGTTCTCCGAGTTCGACTACCTGGCGAGCATGCCGCAGACGGCTCCGGTGCCGAAGGCCAAGGACACCGGCGTCGACTACACCAAGAAGGTCGTCTCCTCCGGCTCGTACAAGTTCGAGAAGTACGACGAGGGCAAGCAGATCGTCCTGGTGCGCAACGACCAGTGGGACGCCAAGACGGACCCGCTGCGCAAGCAGTACCCGGACAAGATCGTGGTGAACCTGAAGGTCAACAAGGCCACCATCGACAAGGACGTGATGGCCGGCGACACCATGATCGACATCCAGGGCACCGGTGTCGACGCCCAGACGCAGGCCCAGGTCCTCAAGGACAAGGACCAGCTGGCCAACACCGACAACGCGCTCGGCGGCCGGCTCGTCTACACGGCGATCAACACCAAGGTCGCGCCGTTCGACAACGTCGAGTGCCGCAAGGCCGTCGAGTACGCGATCGACAAGGTCGCCGTGCAGACCGCGATGGGCGGCCCGATCCGCGGTGACATCGCCTCCACCGTCCTGCCCACCGATGTCTCGGGCTACGCGAAGGACGACCTGTACGCCACCCCGGACAGCAAGGGTGACGTCGCCAAGGCCAAGGAGCACCTGAAGGCCTGTGGCAAGGAGGGCGGCTTCAAGACCTCCATCTCCGCCCGCACCGACCGGCAGGGCGAGGTCGACGCGGCCACCGCGGTCGTCGAGGCGCTGAAGAAGGTCGGCATCGAGGCCGACATCAAGCAGTACCCGTCGGGCAAGTACTTCTCGGACTACGCGGGTGTCCCCGCGTTCAACAAGAAGAACAACATCGGTCTGATCATGATGCAGTGGGGCTCCGACTGGCCCACCGGCTACGGCTTCCTGCAGCAGATCGTGCACGGCAAGGCCATCGGCGAGTCCGGCAACACCAACCTCTCCGAGCTGGACGACCCGGCGATCAACAAGCTGCTGGACGACGCGATCGGCAACACCGACGAGGCCGCCCGCACCGCCGCGTACACCGAGGTCGACAAGAAGGTCATGGAGCAGGCCGCCATCGTGCCGCTGACCTACTTCAAGGTCCTGCTGTACCGCTCGCCGTACGCCACCAACCTGGTGTCGTCCTCGGCCTTCAGCGGTCAGTACGACTACCTCAACATCGGTGCCAAGGAAAAGAAGTAG
- a CDS encoding ABC transporter permease, which yields MISYIIRRTIAAVILLLVVTAVTFGIFFILPKLAGQSVDQLAQQYIGKNPTPEDIAAVKRNLGLDQPVYEQYWNFLKGIVSGATYDLGPTTVRCDAPCFGYSFKDHLEVWPQLTSRLPVTISLAAGAAVLWLLGGIIAGVISALKPGSIFDRAAMGVALAGVSLPMFFTGQLALLLFSYQLEIFGRTYVPFTENPSQWANTLFLPWCSLALLYSAIYARLTRSGMLETMNEDYIRTARAKGLRERNVVVKHGLRAALTPLVTVFGMDVGLLLGGALITETVFSLHGIGEYAVQSITTNDLPPILGVTLLAAFFVVFMNLVVDLLYATIDPRVRLS from the coding sequence GTGATCTCGTACATCATCCGCCGGACGATCGCGGCGGTGATCCTGCTGCTCGTCGTCACCGCGGTCACCTTCGGCATCTTCTTCATCCTGCCGAAGCTCGCCGGGCAGTCCGTCGACCAGCTGGCACAGCAGTACATCGGCAAGAACCCCACGCCCGAGGACATCGCGGCGGTCAAGCGGAACCTCGGCCTGGACCAGCCGGTCTACGAGCAGTACTGGAACTTCCTCAAGGGGATCGTCTCCGGTGCCACGTACGACCTCGGTCCCACCACGGTCCGCTGCGACGCGCCCTGCTTCGGCTACTCCTTCAAGGACCACCTGGAGGTCTGGCCGCAGCTCACCAGCAGGCTCCCCGTGACGATCTCGCTCGCGGCCGGTGCCGCCGTGCTGTGGCTGCTGGGCGGCATCATCGCCGGTGTCATCTCGGCCCTGAAGCCCGGCTCGATCTTCGACCGGGCCGCCATGGGCGTGGCCCTCGCGGGCGTCTCGCTGCCCATGTTCTTCACCGGTCAGCTCGCCCTGCTGCTGTTCAGCTACCAGCTGGAGATCTTCGGCAGGACGTACGTCCCCTTCACCGAGAACCCCTCGCAGTGGGCCAACACCCTCTTCCTGCCCTGGTGCTCGCTGGCGCTCCTCTACTCGGCCATCTACGCCCGGCTCACCCGCTCGGGCATGCTGGAGACGATGAACGAGGACTACATCCGCACCGCGCGGGCCAAGGGACTGCGGGAGCGCAACGTGGTCGTCAAGCACGGTCTGCGGGCCGCGCTGACGCCGCTGGTGACGGTCTTCGGCATGGACGTCGGTCTGCTCCTCGGCGGTGCCCTGATCACCGAGACCGTGTTCTCCCTGCACGGTATCGGCGAGTACGCGGTCCAGTCGATCACCACGAACGACCTGCCCCCGATCCTCGGGGTGACCCTGCTCGCGGCGTTCTTCGTCGTCTTCATGAACCTTGTGGTGGACCTGTTGTACGCCACGATCGACCCGCGGGTGAGGCTCTCGTGA
- a CDS encoding AAA family ATPase: MNRTTAYATTSGIAMPKQPVAPVGEACGPFPRAVVRDLRERAGRSPHGLSFGPVDLVVVTGLPGSGKSTLMRRAVPGVRIDSQDTRDRFDARFARHLPYAVYRPLVRLAHYAGLRRALRSGEGVVVHDCGAQAWVRSWLAREARRRGGTLHLLLLDVTPGEARDGQRERGRGVSRYAFARHRGAMTRLLRSVEKGRLPQGCGAAVIIDRAAADVLKRIDFVG; this comes from the coding sequence GTGAACAGGACCACGGCGTACGCGACGACGTCGGGCATCGCGATGCCCAAGCAGCCCGTCGCACCGGTCGGTGAGGCGTGCGGCCCGTTCCCGAGGGCGGTCGTCCGGGACCTCAGGGAGCGTGCGGGGCGCAGCCCGCACGGCCTGTCCTTCGGCCCGGTCGACCTGGTGGTGGTCACCGGGCTCCCCGGCAGCGGCAAGTCGACCCTGATGCGCCGGGCCGTCCCCGGCGTCCGGATCGACTCCCAGGACACCCGTGACCGCTTCGACGCGCGCTTCGCCCGCCATCTGCCGTACGCGGTCTACCGCCCCCTCGTGCGCCTCGCGCACTACGCGGGGCTGCGGCGCGCCCTCCGCTCGGGGGAGGGCGTCGTCGTGCACGACTGCGGGGCGCAGGCCTGGGTCCGCAGCTGGCTGGCGCGCGAGGCCCGCCGGCGCGGCGGCACACTGCATCTGCTGCTGCTCGACGTCACACCCGGTGAGGCGCGGGACGGGCAGCGGGAGCGCGGGCGCGGGGTGTCGCGGTACGCGTTCGCCCGGCACCGGGGGGCGATGACCCGGCTGCTGCGTTCGGTGGAGAAGGGGCGGCTGCCCCAGGGGTGCGGGGCGGCGGTGATCATCGACCGGGCCGCCGCGGACGTTCTGAAGCGGATCGACTTCGTGGGGTGA
- a CDS encoding enhanced serine sensitivity protein SseB C-terminal domain-containing protein yields MLRQVTPGRYDAYEALLRALASPSSGQIWMLLWHGQAGSPDAQYGNMEVDGFNYAPCVTSAQELSASGWNRSYEVVDGLDVARTLYPDHYGLWLNPHAPGGGVGIPWLDLRRIATGLERQPAGPLRLSDPAIEIPQFYALLTQNAHRTPAVRSLRRAWVQPALGAPYLAIGLDVYDTSPPAVDSVRAMMQQSIGAVPDGLPVSTVAMSDEYDPVAMWLRAGARPFYDREAHAAPAQAPAAGGYGYPGGY; encoded by the coding sequence ATGCTGCGCCAGGTGACCCCCGGGCGTTACGACGCCTACGAGGCGCTGCTGCGTGCCCTCGCCTCCCCGTCCTCCGGCCAGATCTGGATGCTGCTCTGGCACGGCCAGGCCGGCTCCCCGGACGCCCAGTACGGGAACATGGAGGTCGACGGGTTCAACTACGCCCCCTGCGTCACCTCCGCCCAGGAGCTCTCCGCCAGTGGCTGGAACCGCAGTTACGAGGTGGTCGACGGCCTCGACGTGGCCCGCACCCTGTACCCCGACCACTACGGCCTCTGGCTCAACCCGCACGCGCCGGGCGGCGGCGTCGGCATCCCCTGGCTCGATCTGCGCCGTATCGCCACCGGCCTGGAGCGGCAGCCCGCGGGCCCCCTCCGGCTCTCCGACCCGGCCATCGAGATCCCGCAGTTCTACGCCCTGCTGACACAGAACGCCCACCGCACCCCCGCCGTGCGCTCGCTGCGCCGCGCCTGGGTGCAGCCCGCGCTGGGCGCCCCGTACCTGGCCATCGGCCTCGATGTGTACGACACCTCGCCGCCCGCCGTCGACTCGGTGCGCGCGATGATGCAGCAGTCCATCGGCGCGGTCCCCGACGGCCTGCCCGTCTCCACGGTCGCCATGTCCGACGAGTACGACCCGGTCGCCATGTGGCTGCGGGCCGGCGCCCGCCCCTTCTACGACCGCGAGGCCCACGCCGCCCCCGCCCAGGCCCCGGCGGCCGGCGGCTACGGATACCCCGGCGGGTACTGA